The following are encoded in a window of Euzebyales bacterium genomic DNA:
- a CDS encoding GNAT family N-acetyltransferase, giving the protein MTLAASPGGQAVRLPRDGVARLTVCLETDFGRTSDTAEGTYAHQFLLEALDRGEHHSMTVWPSPDDPRGVCHIGAGGLVVPGGLPEAATPLASAVRGSGWRVLVGDLTIGDAIVDGAASGMFRRRPYAREQRLMVADRPSALPTGDTVLRRAAADDVDVLTEFAAGLHVEDQMGPPLSRGGRSSVRQRVAGSVRRGSSWVLESDGGVVAKFDVSIESRRRGAQLAGVYVDRRWRGQGLARRGIAALTAQLLESGMPCVTLHVRADNVAAIRAYEAAGFVQRRRWLLALR; this is encoded by the coding sequence ATGACGCTGGCTGCCTCACCGGGCGGGCAGGCGGTGCGGTTGCCCCGCGACGGTGTCGCGCGTCTGACCGTGTGCCTCGAGACCGACTTCGGCCGCACGTCGGACACCGCCGAGGGTACGTACGCGCACCAGTTCCTGCTCGAGGCGCTCGATCGTGGCGAGCACCACTCCATGACCGTGTGGCCCTCCCCGGACGATCCGCGGGGCGTGTGCCACATCGGCGCCGGCGGCCTGGTGGTTCCGGGCGGCCTGCCCGAGGCGGCGACACCGCTGGCCTCCGCGGTCCGGGGATCCGGGTGGCGGGTGCTCGTCGGCGATCTGACGATCGGCGACGCGATCGTGGACGGAGCCGCGTCGGGCATGTTCCGTCGGCGTCCCTACGCGCGTGAGCAGCGCCTCATGGTCGCCGACCGCCCGTCGGCGCTGCCGACCGGTGACACGGTGCTGCGGCGCGCGGCCGCCGATGATGTCGACGTGCTGACGGAGTTCGCGGCCGGTCTGCACGTGGAGGACCAGATGGGTCCGCCGCTGTCGCGCGGCGGGCGGTCGTCTGTGCGTCAGCGCGTCGCCGGCAGCGTGCGCCGCGGATCGAGCTGGGTGCTGGAGTCCGACGGCGGCGTGGTCGCCAAGTTCGACGTGTCGATCGAGAGCCGCCGTCGTGGTGCGCAGCTCGCCGGTGTCTACGTCGACCGGCGATGGCGCGGCCAGGGCCTCGCGCGGCGGGGGATCGCCGCACTGACCGCGCAGTTGCTCGAGTCGGGCATGCCGTGCGTGACGCTGCACGTGCGGGCCGACAACGTCGCCGCGATCCGCGCGTACGAGGCGGCCGGGTTCGTCCAGCGCCGACGGTGGCTGCTGGCGCTCCGGTAG
- a CDS encoding transcriptional regulator has product MVTNEYQKRLGARLRAIRQQQGLTLQQVEEMSEGRWKAVVVGSYERGDRAVSVAKLAELSDFYNVPVSELLPKEELAGAGNGSASAKVMLDLRQLASDALDPDLKPVSRFAHTIQMQRGDYNGNVLTIRGEDLRALSVIYGTEPDELVERLEDEGLIHQPRQ; this is encoded by the coding sequence TTGGTAACCAACGAATACCAGAAGCGCCTCGGAGCGCGCCTGCGGGCGATCCGTCAGCAGCAGGGGCTGACCCTGCAGCAGGTCGAGGAGATGTCGGAGGGCCGCTGGAAGGCCGTGGTCGTCGGCTCCTACGAGCGCGGTGACCGGGCGGTGTCAGTCGCGAAGCTCGCGGAGCTGAGCGACTTCTACAACGTGCCGGTGTCCGAGCTGCTGCCGAAGGAGGAGCTGGCCGGTGCCGGCAACGGCTCGGCGAGCGCCAAGGTCATGCTGGACCTGCGCCAGCTCGCCAGCGATGCACTCGATCCCGACCTCAAGCCAGTCTCCCGGTTCGCCCACACCATCCAGATGCAACGCGGCGACTACAACGGCAACGTGCTGACAATCCGTGGCGAGGACCTGCGCGCGCTCTCGGTCATCTATGGCACCGAGCCCGACGAGCTCGTCGAGCGCCTCGAGGATGAGGGCCTGATCCACCAGCCCAGGCAGTAG
- the groES gene encoding co-chaperone GroES — protein sequence MATATKVALKPLEDRVVVTANEAEQTTASGLVIPDTAKEKPQQGTVIAVGPGRISDQGERIALDIKEGDTVVYSKYGGTEIKIGGEEYLILSARDILAKVE from the coding sequence ATGGCGACCGCAACAAAGGTTGCGCTCAAGCCACTGGAGGACCGCGTGGTCGTTACGGCCAACGAGGCCGAGCAGACCACCGCCAGCGGTCTGGTGATCCCGGACACCGCCAAGGAGAAGCCGCAGCAGGGCACGGTCATCGCCGTGGGCCCCGGCCGCATCTCCGACCAGGGCGAGCGCATCGCACTGGACATCAAGGAGGGCGACACCGTCGTGTACTCCAAGTACGGCGGCACCGAGATCAAGATCGGTGGCGAGGAGTACCTGATCCTGTCGGCCCGCGACATCCTCGCCAAGGTCGAGTAG